A region from the Campylobacter subantarcticus LMG 24377 genome encodes:
- a CDS encoding M20/M25/M40 family metallo-hydrolase, producing MQEIIQNFKQITQIPHCSFHTEELKNFLINFAKSQSCQVNVDEAGNIHAYKGKPKICLQSHYDMVCMGKAPNIQMYEENGYLKAKNSSLGADNGIGVSLMMQALKEFENIECLFTNDEEVGLCGANNLAHTLISNKLLNLDHESDNEVVIGCAGGVDIFASLNLEIDEKKEDCYELEAINFKGGHSGIDIIKNIKSSIKEASYFITQNQGELCEFKAGERINSIPKHAKIMVFFKNPPKENDHFKINYLGKIKRTYYKNSQAILNLINAFAQGVRTFNHQLNLVQTSINLSLAYEKDSKFYFELFARSNDLQELKTIEFETLTYFKMQNCEVSSANFYPPWANKDTNFGEEILSYFKKENPNAKLYTIHAGLECGIISEKQPLECCSIGPNIYSPHSTDEKCEIASIDKISKILYTILKYYQ from the coding sequence ATGCAAGAAATTATACAAAATTTTAAACAAATTACTCAAATACCTCATTGTAGTTTCCATACTGAAGAATTAAAAAATTTTCTTATTAATTTTGCTAAAAGTCAAAGTTGCCAAGTAAATGTTGATGAAGCAGGTAATATCCACGCATATAAAGGAAAACCAAAAATTTGTTTACAAAGTCATTATGATATGGTTTGCATGGGAAAGGCTCCAAATATACAAATGTATGAAGAAAATGGATATTTAAAGGCCAAGAACTCGAGTTTGGGTGCAGATAATGGCATAGGAGTATCATTAATGATGCAAGCTTTAAAAGAATTTGAAAATATCGAATGTCTTTTTACTAATGATGAAGAAGTTGGACTTTGCGGAGCAAATAATCTTGCTCACACTTTAATTTCAAACAAACTTTTAAATTTAGATCATGAAAGTGATAATGAAGTTGTTATAGGTTGTGCTGGCGGAGTGGATATTTTTGCTAGTTTAAATTTGGAAATAGATGAAAAAAAAGAAGACTGTTATGAGTTAGAAGCGATTAATTTTAAAGGTGGTCACTCAGGAATTGATATTATAAAAAATATCAAATCATCTATAAAAGAAGCAAGTTACTTTATCACTCAAAATCAAGGAGAGCTTTGTGAATTTAAAGCAGGTGAAAGAATAAATTCTATACCAAAACATGCTAAAATCATGGTATTTTTTAAAAATCCTCCAAAAGAAAATGATCATTTTAAAATAAATTATCTAGGTAAAATCAAAAGAACATATTATAAAAATTCTCAAGCTATTTTAAATCTCATCAATGCCTTTGCACAAGGAGTTAGAACTTTTAATCATCAATTAAATTTAGTTCAAACAAGTATCAATCTTTCATTAGCTTATGAAAAAGATAGTAAATTTTATTTTGAACTTTTTGCAAGATCTAATGATTTGCAAGAGCTTAAAACTATAGAATTTGAAACCTTAACTTATTTTAAGATGCAAAATTGTGAAGTTTCAAGTGCAAATTTTTACCCACCTTGGGCTAATAAAGATACTAATTTTGGAGAAGAAATTCTAAGTTATTTTAAAAAAGAAAATCCAAATGCCAAGCTTTACACTATACATGCTGGTTTAGAATGTGGTATTATAAGTGAAAAACAACCTCTAGAATGTTGTTCTATAGGACCAAATATATATAGTCCTCACTCAACAGATGAAAAATGCGAAATAGCTTCTATTGATAAAATCAGTAAAATTCTTTATACAATCTTAAAATATTATCAATAA
- the dsbI gene encoding protein-disulfide oxidoreductase DsbI, with protein sequence MSSCPISKITTWQNTRLPWLIMVIAMVSLTFIAHFLFQEYLYMEPCEQCVYIRFAMLTMAFGGILALIDPKNDYLKIFAYIFVFWGIWLGIEYCITLNHIHEVVHSENPFAGVDGCREIPIYPFNLPLHEWAPGWFLPTGECGMDTPIIPEDIYGSLNAFQKFFVGTPPNFEDGLYSNGWYLIPSMEFINMAICCLLIFIICLVILGSMFISYVFLHSKAKIYALIVLVFVIILKILGEPSVQMA encoded by the coding sequence ATGAGTTCTTGTCCTATTAGTAAAATCACCACTTGGCAAAATACTAGGTTGCCTTGGTTAATAATGGTTATAGCTATGGTAAGCTTAACTTTCATAGCGCACTTTTTATTTCAAGAATATCTTTATATGGAACCTTGTGAGCAGTGTGTTTATATAAGATTTGCTATGTTAACTATGGCTTTTGGTGGTATTTTAGCCTTGATAGATCCTAAAAATGATTATCTAAAAATTTTTGCTTATATTTTTGTTTTTTGGGGTATATGGCTTGGTATAGAGTATTGTATTACTCTTAATCATATCCACGAGGTAGTGCATTCAGAAAATCCTTTTGCTGGTGTTGATGGATGTAGAGAAATTCCTATATATCCTTTTAATTTACCATTGCATGAATGGGCACCAGGATGGTTTTTACCAACAGGTGAGTGTGGTATGGATACACCTATAATACCTGAAGATATTTATGGTAGTTTAAATGCTTTTCAGAAATTTTTTGTTGGAACTCCTCCAAATTTTGAAGACGGGTTGTATAGTAATGGTTGGTACCTGATTCCTAGTATGGAATTTATAAATATGGCGATTTGTTGTTTGTTAATCTTCATTATTTGTTTGGTGATTTTAGGAAGTATGTTTATTTCTTATGTATTTTTACATTCTAAGGCTAAAATTTATGCTTTAATTGTTTTGGTGTTTGTGATTATTCTTAAAATTTTAGGTGAGCCAAGTGTGCAAATGGCTTAG
- a CDS encoding anaerobic C4-dicarboxylate transporter, whose amino-acid sequence MEILTSLSEGTQFSIQLAVVLICLFYGAKKGGIALGLLGGIGLLVLSFGFAVAPGKPSIDVMLTILAVVVASATLQASGGLDVMLQIAERVLRKNPKFLTILAPFVTCILTMLCGTGHVVYTMMPIIYDIAIKNGIRPERPMAASSISSQLGIIASPVSVAVVSLTALLLNPEINKHPLAGFDGYVDLLAITIPSTLVGVLAIGIFSWFRGKDLDKDEDFQARIKNPEQREYIYGDSKTLLEQKLPTIQWVAMWIFLGAIAIVAILGAFPELRPQFTQKGTTKPMNMVATIQIFMLLAGAALIIFTKLDASKIAKNEIFKSGMIALVAVFGISWMADTMFAVHTPMMKESLGNIVIEHPWTYAIMLLLISKFVNSQAAAIAAFVPLALGIGVEPGIIIAFAAACYGYYILPTYPSDLATIQFDRSGTTKIGKFVINHSFILPGLIGVIVSCIVGYFLALGAGYL is encoded by the coding sequence ATGGAAATACTAACTAGTCTTAGTGAAGGCACTCAATTTAGTATCCAACTAGCCGTAGTTCTCATTTGTCTTTTTTATGGGGCAAAAAAAGGCGGTATCGCCCTAGGTTTATTAGGTGGTATAGGTTTATTAGTTTTAAGTTTTGGTTTTGCAGTAGCACCTGGAAAACCTTCTATTGATGTTATGCTTACTATCTTAGCAGTTGTTGTTGCTAGTGCAACTTTACAAGCTAGTGGCGGTTTAGATGTGATGTTGCAAATTGCAGAAAGAGTTTTAAGAAAAAATCCTAAATTCTTAACTATTTTAGCTCCATTTGTAACTTGTATTCTTACTATGCTTTGTGGAACTGGACATGTTGTTTATACCATGATGCCTATTATTTATGACATTGCTATTAAAAATGGCATTCGCCCGGAAAGACCAATGGCTGCTTCTAGTATTTCTTCTCAACTTGGAATTATAGCAAGTCCTGTTTCGGTTGCTGTTGTAAGCTTGACAGCCTTACTTTTAAATCCAGAAATCAACAAACATCCTTTAGCAGGATTTGATGGCTATGTAGATTTACTTGCCATTACTATACCTTCTACTTTAGTAGGTGTTTTGGCTATAGGAATTTTTTCTTGGTTTAGAGGAAAAGATCTTGACAAAGATGAAGATTTTCAAGCTAGAATTAAAAATCCAGAGCAAAGAGAATATATTTATGGCGATAGTAAAACCCTTCTTGAACAAAAACTTCCAACTATCCAATGGGTAGCGATGTGGATTTTTCTAGGTGCTATTGCTATAGTAGCTATACTTGGAGCCTTCCCAGAGCTTAGACCACAATTTACCCAAAAAGGCACTACTAAGCCTATGAATATGGTAGCAACTATTCAAATATTTATGCTTTTAGCAGGTGCAGCACTAATCATCTTTACTAAACTTGACGCAAGCAAAATTGCAAAAAATGAAATTTTCAAATCCGGCATGATAGCCTTGGTGGCTGTTTTTGGAATTTCTTGGATGGCAGATACTATGTTTGCAGTGCATACCCCTATGATGAAAGAATCTTTAGGAAATATCGTTATAGAACATCCTTGGACTTATGCTATTATGCTTTTATTAATTTCTAAATTTGTTAATTCTCAAGCAGCAGCAATCGCGGCTTTTGTGCCACTTGCATTAGGAATTGGTGTTGAACCAGGAATTATTATTGCTTTTGCAGCAGCTTGCTATGGATATTATATTTTACCAACTTATCCAAGTGATCTTGCAACTATACAATTTGACAGATCAGGTACTACAAAAATAGGTAAATTTGTTATCAATCATAGCTTTATTTTACCAGGATTAATTGGTGTGATTGTTTCTTGTATAGTAGGTTATTTCTTAGCTTTAGGTGCAGGATATTTATAA
- a CDS encoding thermonuclease family protein produces the protein MKISIKQIKILINLIKDPKKLLIILFLFAFAYVLNYDDNSYINAKVSHVVDGDTIEAKFENEKLKIRLFGIDAPESDQAYGKMATQFLNAIVLNKEVVLNIKDEDKYGRILAIMYLNDKDINQVMVKNGFAWAYEYYSDLYVNEQNYAKENKKGLWVDENPIEPYKWRKQIRLK, from the coding sequence ATGAAAATTTCTATAAAACAAATTAAAATATTGATAAACTTAATAAAAGATCCAAAGAAATTGTTAATTATTCTTTTTTTGTTTGCTTTTGCTTATGTTTTAAACTATGATGATAATTCTTATATTAACGCTAAAGTAAGTCATGTAGTAGATGGAGATACTATTGAGGCTAAATTTGAAAATGAAAAGCTTAAAATTAGACTTTTTGGTATAGATGCACCTGAGAGTGATCAAGCTTATGGGAAGATGGCTACGCAATTTTTAAATGCAATTGTGTTGAATAAAGAAGTGGTTTTGAATATAAAAGATGAGGATAAATATGGTAGAATTTTAGCTATTATGTATTTAAATGATAAAGATATTAATCAAGTTATGGTTAAAAATGGCTTTGCTTGGGCTTATGAATATTATAGTGATTTGTATGTAAATGAGCAAAATTATGCCAAAGAAAATAAAAAAGGGTTGTGGGTAGATGAAAATCCTATAGAACCTTATAAATGGCGTAAACAAATAAGATTAAAATAG
- a CDS encoding aryl-sulfate sulfotransferase: protein MKISKIVSNVLLASGVVVMIPSVSLAIGGPSGASINWEIQGKIGAIKINPYGLSPLSAVIMDGGHKLKDVSVTIVPKPNGQIISYKVNPSKIKTYGGIPIFGLYPSYLNTVKVSYTKTAFGKSEKVVDEVYKIATGGVNIEPSGSIMQRGVPFEKVEVIKVDKGFEDRLYLVNNVPGKQSGKGSQAVWNNPAGGAMEWDENSNVFIVDTKGEIRWYLDSDKLMDWDNIYNRGIMMGFRQNTDGTLTWGFGQKYVKYDLMGREIFNRLLPSSYIDFSHSMDNMQNGNYLLRVASANVKRPDDKNVRSVRDVIVEVDKNGNVVDEWRLFEILDPYRANIIKTLDQGAVCLNIDTSKAGVTLSDEDLAKMDTSDSFGDIAGTGVGRNWAHVNSVDYDPSDDSIIISSRHQSAIIKIGRDKKVKWILGAHKGWGEKYKKALLQPVDKNGKKIVCEDEYSKCPGYENEEGGFDFTWTQHTAFRVDEKSDKRYIYITAFDNGDARGIEQPAFASMKYSRAVVYKIDQKNKTVEQIWEYGKQRGSEWFSPVTSLTEYHKDKNSIMVYSATAGMSFDLSKGAAVGEPRPEIDEFKWGAEEPSVQIRFSGTSIGYQAMPIDLEKAFK from the coding sequence ATGAAAATTAGTAAAATTGTAAGTAATGTTTTACTTGCTAGTGGTGTTGTTGTGATGATACCAAGTGTTTCTTTGGCTATAGGTGGACCTAGTGGTGCTAGTATTAATTGGGAGATTCAAGGTAAAATTGGCGCTATAAAGATAAATCCTTATGGTTTATCCCCGCTTAGTGCTGTAATTATGGATGGTGGACACAAACTAAAAGATGTGAGTGTAACTATAGTTCCAAAACCGAATGGACAAATTATATCTTATAAGGTAAACCCTAGTAAAATTAAAACATATGGTGGAATTCCTATTTTTGGACTTTATCCATCGTATTTAAACACAGTAAAAGTAAGCTATACTAAAACTGCTTTTGGAAAAAGTGAAAAAGTAGTAGATGAGGTATATAAAATAGCAACTGGTGGAGTAAATATAGAGCCAAGTGGAAGTATTATGCAAAGAGGTGTGCCTTTTGAAAAAGTAGAAGTAATTAAAGTAGATAAAGGTTTTGAAGATAGGTTGTATTTAGTTAATAATGTCCCGGGAAAACAAAGTGGAAAAGGTTCTCAAGCTGTATGGAATAACCCTGCTGGAGGTGCAATGGAGTGGGATGAGAATTCAAATGTATTTATTGTTGATACTAAAGGTGAAATTCGTTGGTATTTAGACAGTGATAAATTAATGGATTGGGATAACATTTATAACCGTGGTATTATGATGGGATTTAGGCAAAATACTGATGGAACTTTAACTTGGGGTTTTGGGCAAAAATATGTTAAGTATGATTTAATGGGTAGAGAAATTTTTAATCGTCTTTTGCCTTCTTCTTATATAGATTTTTCTCATTCTATGGATAATATGCAAAATGGAAACTATCTTTTAAGAGTAGCTTCTGCTAATGTCAAACGTCCTGATGACAAAAATGTGCGTTCAGTGCGTGATGTAATAGTAGAGGTTGATAAGAATGGTAATGTAGTAGATGAGTGGAGACTTTTTGAAATTTTAGATCCATATAGAGCAAATATAATTAAAACATTAGATCAAGGTGCGGTTTGTTTAAATATAGATACTAGTAAAGCGGGAGTTACCTTGAGTGATGAGGACTTAGCTAAAATGGATACAAGTGATTCTTTTGGTGATATAGCAGGTACTGGAGTAGGGCGTAATTGGGCACATGTAAATAGTGTAGATTATGATCCAAGTGATGATAGTATTATTATTTCAAGTCGTCATCAAAGTGCAATTATAAAAATAGGGCGTGATAAAAAAGTAAAATGGATATTAGGAGCACATAAGGGATGGGGAGAAAAATATAAAAAAGCACTTTTGCAACCTGTTGATAAAAATGGCAAAAAGATAGTTTGTGAAGATGAATATAGCAAATGCCCTGGTTATGAAAATGAAGAAGGTGGGTTTGACTTCACATGGACACAGCATACTGCTTTTAGAGTAGATGAAAAATCTGATAAAAGATATATTTACATTACAGCTTTTGATAATGGTGATGCAAGGGGTATAGAACAACCTGCTTTTGCTTCGATGAAATATTCAAGAGCAGTTGTGTATAAAATAGATCAAAAAAATAAAACTGTAGAACAAATTTGGGAGTATGGCAAGCAAAGAGGTAGTGAGTGGTTTTCACCTGTTACTTCTTTAACTGAGTACCATAAAGATAAAAATTCTATTATGGTTTATAGTGCTACTGCTGGAATGTCATTTGACTTAAGTAAAGGCGCTGCTGTAGGTGAGCCAAGACCTGAAATAGATGAGTTTAAATGGGGAGCTGAAGAACCTTCAGTGCAAATTCGCTTTAGTGGAACAAGTATAGGTTATCAAGCTATGCCTATTGATTTAGAAAAAGCATTTAAATAA